The Nitrospirota bacterium genome includes the window GACCATTTCTCCCACAGTCTCTGTTACCCTTGCCCTTCTGATATTCGGCATCACATCGTGTTTTTTGGCCATGGTGAATATCACAGGCTCTTTGATAAGATGTTGAGGGAATGTCAGCTTTACCCTTTTCTTCATAAATC containing:
- a CDS encoding NIL domain-containing protein, encoding MKKRVKLTFPQHLIKEPVIFTMAKKHDVMPNIRRARVTETVGEMVLELEGTEENLKNGIESLKQQGIVVELVEGDILE